One window from the genome of Enterococcus haemoperoxidus ATCC BAA-382 encodes:
- a CDS encoding NAD(P)H-dependent oxidoreductase subunit E, which produces MSSLSLSEKEAIILENDSDPRRILNMLIAIQYASEEGFIDEETAKLVADRLHLSEARVYEILSFYAILKTEPQAKYVLKICNSTPCLFTGGEMLSEVLEMILEVPADQPTPDGLFMYHSIPCIGACDQGPVIKIKDTVFGELTEAKVYQLIDDLKCGCYQEL; this is translated from the coding sequence ATGAGTTCATTAAGTTTATCAGAAAAAGAAGCTATTATTTTAGAAAATGATTCAGATCCACGACGCATATTGAATATGTTGATTGCAATTCAATATGCTTCTGAGGAAGGTTTCATCGATGAAGAAACCGCAAAACTTGTGGCAGATCGACTTCATTTATCTGAGGCTCGTGTGTATGAGATTTTAAGTTTTTACGCGATTTTGAAAACAGAGCCTCAAGCTAAATATGTTTTGAAAATTTGTAATAGTACGCCTTGTCTTTTTACAGGGGGAGAGATGTTATCTGAAGTGTTGGAAATGATATTAGAAGTTCCCGCAGATCAGCCAACCCCGGATGGATTGTTTATGTATCACAGCATTCCTTGCATAGGCGCCTGTGACCAAGGGCCAGTAATCAAAATCAAAGATACGGTTTTTGGTGAGTTGACGGAAGCGAAGGTCTATCAATTGATCGATGACCTAAAGTGTGGATGTTATCAAGAGCTATAG
- a CDS encoding complex I 51 kDa subunit family protein produces MIERNKPVLLARINKMKQVTDVEEYQKYNGFSGLLEAIKMEKERILDELDLAHLRGRGGAAFPLGKKWRHLYGAKGDTKYIVCNADEGEPGTFKDKALLEQDPLSVIEGMVIAGYLFSAKAGYIYIRGEYRRIQKIFQEALDNAEKAGFLGENIVGIQGFNYTITIISGAGAYVCGENSALLNSIEGKTGRPRVKPPHLADVGLYLQPTLVNNVESFASIPVILREGGQAYRDLGTEDGGGTKLICLSGHVKNRGLYEVNLGTPLQEILYSEEYGGGTATGRPLKFIHFGGQSGPIGAVENLDDCIYSYEGLWDNDLSIGSGAIVVMDDQVSIVDYLVNVAAFFAHESCGKCTPCRLGTTRILELLTKFNTQTAVSGDLERLRKMLTHVTNLSACGLGQSVANPMRSGLTYFPKEFEAGIREAVAPIKGGFW; encoded by the coding sequence ATGATCGAACGAAATAAACCAGTTTTATTGGCGCGTATAAACAAAATGAAACAAGTGACAGATGTTGAAGAGTATCAGAAATATAATGGATTTTCTGGTCTATTGGAAGCAATTAAAATGGAGAAAGAAAGGATATTAGATGAACTTGATTTAGCTCATTTACGTGGGAGAGGCGGAGCGGCCTTTCCGTTGGGGAAAAAATGGCGGCACTTATATGGAGCTAAGGGCGATACAAAGTATATCGTTTGTAACGCAGACGAAGGAGAGCCGGGAACCTTTAAAGACAAGGCTTTATTAGAACAGGATCCTTTAAGTGTGATCGAAGGTATGGTAATCGCAGGTTATCTTTTCTCTGCCAAAGCGGGCTATATTTACATACGAGGGGAGTATCGACGGATTCAGAAAATTTTTCAAGAAGCGTTGGATAATGCTGAAAAGGCTGGGTTTTTAGGAGAAAATATAGTAGGAATTCAAGGCTTTAATTATACGATCACAATCATCTCTGGTGCTGGTGCATATGTTTGTGGTGAGAATTCAGCGTTGTTAAATTCAATCGAAGGCAAAACCGGCAGACCAAGAGTAAAGCCACCGCATTTGGCAGATGTGGGGTTATATTTACAGCCAACTTTAGTGAATAATGTAGAATCGTTTGCAAGCATTCCCGTTATTTTACGTGAAGGAGGGCAAGCCTATCGTGATCTTGGTACCGAAGATGGCGGTGGAACGAAGTTGATTTGTCTGTCAGGTCATGTTAAAAATCGAGGCTTGTATGAGGTCAATCTAGGTACTCCATTACAAGAGATTCTTTATTCTGAAGAATATGGTGGGGGAACAGCGACAGGTCGACCGTTAAAATTTATCCATTTTGGTGGACAATCTGGACCGATTGGTGCAGTTGAAAATCTTGATGACTGTATCTATTCATATGAAGGATTATGGGACAACGATTTATCCATTGGTTCTGGTGCGATCGTTGTGATGGATGATCAGGTAAGTATTGTTGATTACTTAGTGAATGTCGCGGCTTTTTTTGCACATGAATCATGCGGTAAATGTACACCGTGTCGCCTAGGAACGACACGAATCTTAGAATTGCTGACGAAATTCAACACACAAACTGCTGTTAGTGGTGATCTTGAGCGACTTAGAAAAATGTTGACCCATGTAACAAATCTTTCTGCTTGTGGATTGGGACAATCTGTTGCCAATCCGATGAGAAGTGGATTAACTTATTTTCCTAAAGAATTTGAAGCAGGTATTCGTGAGGCAGTTGCACCGATAAAAGGGGGATTTTGGTAA